The genomic window CTgatactggccctttatgcagcccttcagttcagcctctgtctgaaacaggctgttttagctcttgtctctttaagcccccccTTTTGATGAGACCAATCTGTTCTGACTGGCCAGCTTCGGGTGATTCTGGagacaacatcaacaaacatTAGTATtatgatttcacttttttttctcgtTCTGGCgtgtgcaaacaatctgatgtcatcgtGAGGTGGAAGTAGAGATAACATTACGAATgcagcgttcagagcaggctgaaaccCTGGCTTTTTTTACTTGAAGGGAACATTTTAACATCCTTTAACCTCAAATTTTGGAcctctgaccatgtttaacatagacttCTGACACcataatattataaaaaataacagaaaatcacaaaaagcatgatatgttccctttaaatATTCAGGACCTGCAATAATTTCAAGTTTTGAAAATGGTTGCATTTCTAGTCACCAGGCGAATGTCTAAAGAAAGTCTAATAGTCACTTTCCTTTTacctctgtttttggtctccactcCAACTTAGCTGCGAAATGCTCCAATATATTTACCTATACTATTTTCTaactgtctgtttgctgtttggtgctgggctgGTTGTATTCAGTACATTGTAAGAgcttttctgctgaaaacagctgactgTTGCTGCTGAAAATGATGGTATTAGcgcggtgagagtgaaccaaaaaaAGTAAGTTGTAAAAGTAAAGTTGCAGGTCGTTCATCAAAagcgacccctttcacattacacatcgTTATTGCTTTAAGCCAAACCTAGTTAAAGCTAGATTGGTGCACAGACATATGTGACATCAACTTTTTCAGCCTGAGCCCCTaccacttcaaaccagtgaaaGGAGCACTGACATAATTTGAATTTGACTGACATcatttgaaataatgaaaactgtTCCAACTTTGGCAGGaaataatgtgtaaatgtggGACCTCATTGCTCATATTAAGAagctgtttgaaaaaaaaaagtctgagttgggtgacaaaatccacagctgtacaaaaatgcatttaaagtttgaagtttatttgaagctatatgaggcttcagccatccaaattactcaaatcaagtcaatatgtGTCAAAGTTACTGTGCTTtaagtgccaaattccctctttttgtgtctatccttccactgcagctgaacagaaaaacagtcCGTCGAGACATAGAGGGaatttttttactaaaaaaaactgtaactatGGGAGATAcacactttatttgactaactcagatggctgaagcctcacattatcttcagataaactcacaaacatttctgctcaaaacgaggactgaATTTTGTctcctcatcacttacattgtaaacgCATTTGGAgggaatcttctaatggtcagtatgaacaggaggaatgattacagtgagcaaaaccctgtatcaatgttcatttgggctcctcactattgttttaagacaggcttTAAAAATAGTGAGCCTGTCCCTATATATAAGTTCTAATGggatatgatatatatttagatcTTTAAGAGGCATATATTATGGTTGATGAAATGACATATTAAACTGCAGAAACCCtgacataaacaaaaaatacaggCAGCACCACTTGCAGACTTGCAGTAATATATCATTAGCCAGCAGATGTCAAGAACATGCGAGATACAGTACCATACTGTCTACTAATACTGTGCACAATGGCTCAGCATATGGTGGATTCATCTGCATGGAACTATTACTACTCCTTTTCCTTGCATGCCTGCTTCATATGACATTTATTGTTTAAAGATGAAGGGAAGAATGTAgccctctttttgttttcttttgaatatgttttagataaaaatatattctaataaAGTTGTAAAGTGCAGTGACGTTGCTTTAAATAAATTGTAGGCCAGTGTGAAGTGACTGGATTAGCTAACCCCGGTGAAATAGAAATATGATTTCTGTATTATGTTCCCAAGAACCACTTGCTCAAAACCGCTgactgttaccatggcaacagcaaaTTTTGATGGTGGACCCTGTATATCATTGTGTTGTATTGCCGTTGCTGGGAAATGACTCAGAGTGCTCTcagtcacacatgcacaagctcTCAGTAATGGGACACAGTGACACGCTTGGAGGGAGGCCGCCATGTGGAATGACAACATAATTTTATACGTCTACCCTGTCTTTTCATGGAAGGTTTCTATCTTCTACGTCCAAGTACCACCACCGCTTCAAACAAGCAAAATGTAAATCATCAGGGACATACAGAGCTTTGAATGACAACCCAGCTACTGTGTCCACGCATGTTTCACAAATGCCAATAATGTCGTCATGATTGAAATGTTTGctaatacttaaaaaaaaaaaaaaattttacaCTTCTATGATTTCTTATAATTAAAACCCGATCACACATTTATTCAccatcagttttctttttaaaactaaactaaatatagaCGCAGTTGCAGGGCTGATGCAGAAATGAATTATTGTCCCATATTTCATGCCAACATTACCCCATTCCTGCTTTTCTCAGACAAACACTCTTCTCTTGCTATTGAAGCTCAAAGAGAATACTCATTATAACAGCCTGAACTCTACAAGGCGTAGGTTATTCTGAATGTTTGATACATTATTTATAGcttatttaaaaactgaaattctgttttcatttgcagAGATGCAAACATGGACGGAGCTCAGCATACTTTGATCAGATACCCTGCTGTGATTTAGAGTGTCACAAAGCCAGCTAACAACAAGCCTGTTGTCTATACCTGTCTTCTTAAAAGatgtttaaaatttaaagcaACTTCCTGCCATTTCCTCATGGAATTATAAGTAATTAATAGTCAGTAAATTAATGAATGATTGCCCAGTGACAGACTTTATAAGTGAAAGAGGTGGACACGGGGTGGAGGAAAATAAGACGTGAATGAGGCAAGTGGCTTCTGTCTCGGAGGAGAACACACAGCTGGGTGTCAAGCTCAAGGGTTGAATCAAACTGGTGTCTGCCAGACTGGAAAAATGTGGGAAAGAAGTGCTGATGACCCACAGGGGATGTTTTCATCTGGTTGAGTTATTTAATAAGAGAAATGTGAGAGAGCAGCCATCTAATAAAACTCACTGAAACCTAGTGAAATTGTAACCTGTTGAATgtagagagaggggaaaaagtcTCCACAAAAACTTTCACACATGTATCAGAGTCTTTGTGTACCCTTTTTGGGggtgtttttgctttatttgatAAGTAGCCAACAGTAGAGAGTGACGTAGTGCAgaaaacaactcaaaacaaTGTTGAGGCGCCGTAACCCAGCGTTGCACAACACAAgatcttgtttttgtatttgctcTTCCAATTGATATGATAAATGATTTGTGTATATTAACTTTCTAagtttagcatgctagcatATTAATAGATGAGAACTAGTGCTTAAAGGCTAGTgagtgattttctatattttttttgtcaacaaatctcaggTGCAgggccaaaccaacaataaattgatcctacttacaagtaatGCATGTATTCAAAGACTTAAATATTATATTCttctgtgccgtagagctccataactattaaaaacatgttaatgaaaCACTGTTGCACTGTTCCTTAGtctgtttagaaatggctctgAGGACTAACTTTGTACTGGAgctctttgagaaatttacaaggTAGTACAAAGGTTGTGGTATCTGTAGCACAataagctagcaaagctctgtaaatggcACTGTGTTCTCGCAAATGCACTGTGtcatctgccttacacagaactactctcctgggactgaaaacgtgatgctgctgtttgtctttggagccatttctaaacaaactaacatacCCAAACTCATatggctcattgacatgtttttaatagtttttggacaagtCTCTGGTAACCTGacgtgccagatggtttgttacagaACCATCTtagaagtcgtccttggaaactgttaaACATACTTcgcaggtgattggatgaaccatctgtctatcattGACTATAATGGGCTAACTTCAACCAATCAGATCAACGAACCATATGACATAGTAAGAGCGCGctgaagaggaaacacaaaactGCAGTCTGAGAAACTTTAAAAGCTAGCAAGCAAGTCAGTGTAGCTAGCTATGTAGTTAGCATGTTGGTAGATAATTCTTGCCGTCTgcaaataaaagacaatcttATGAATTGCTGTTGTTGTCTTTgaatgggttagggttagggttaacagTTGCTTCTTGCTGTCGTCACGCCTAACATTGTCATCTCTAGAGCGCTGCCACTGACGTGGGTAAAGATAAACTGTGAAAGGTGTTCAAAttgtttaaaaatcaattaaaaggAATGTATAAGTCACTGAAGGAGAGTGTTGCAATCAGCGACATGTCTCTTTATTCAGTGAGGAGAAAACATTCAGCTATCCAGCCTTCATCAGTGTCAAAACTATGCAATATAGACAAGTAAAACAAGTAAGACATGTTCAAAATGTATATCATGCTTCATGATGCTTCAAAAGTAGTAGTACAGATACAGAAAACCTATAGACAACTTACtccatactgtacagtatgtttttacattacaaaACATAGATGTACAGATTTTATCCAATTGtaagtttaatattttttcataatgattaacaaaatcaaacatatgtttatttttatttgttgatatGTATTATTTAGTTTCTATTCATTTACATATCTTATATGCGTTTCCATAATCCTTTTTTTGaatcttttttctttgcaattatataatactgaaattataaatttgcatttacagatatttacaaaaaagacaaatgattaCAGAAAAAGCTAAAGTGACAGCATATAATAAGATGATGCCAGGATACAATATTAACTACTCTCCATTATGAATATAATCTGTCATGCGCATGTTACCTGCTGAGTTACAATATAAAAGACACTATGCCATCTTATGCAAACATTAATCTAGAATGAATATCATTACAATTCTTCTTTGTTATGTGAGCTTTATCACCTCATAAATAAAATTCATGAAGCGTCCATTCAGGTTTTGGAGTATCACCTCATTCAAAGACATTTCTAccaccagaggaggagagagacttgCCACAGTGACGAGCTGCTGTCtgttaaagacacacacacacacacaataaaaagttctttttaaaaaaatactaccTGAATATCTCCTTTGTTAAAGCGTTACTGTGAAAATGTAGACCCACATACCCCTGTCTGTCCTTTGGAGAAGTTGGCGTGTGCATAAAGGAGGACTGCGATGTCATTATGTCCTGCCTCCAGTGCAATGGACAGGGCTGTGCTTTCATCCTGTATGCACACAAAAAAGCATTTATATTACAAGAGGTTTATTGTACATTTACAGATGGAAGAAGCATCCTATATTTATTGAATCATGTATAACTACCACTCCTTTGCTTCCCAGTaaatttttacattacattttttcacaaaactCTCTGCTTTTGTAATAAAATATGTGAGAGAAAGCTGAAATACTTCACAGCTTGAAGCCACTAGGCTCACAGTAGCTGCAGAGAGTGGCAGCAATGATTCACATACACTGTCGGAGAGGGTGGCATTACAGTCTGGCTGTGCCAGCAGTAGTTTCACAATGTCAGCATGGCCATGCTCGCTTGCACACATCAGCGCCGTGGATCCCTCATCATCCTGGAGATTGACCTCCGCCCCCTGTGCCAGGAGTGCCTGCACCATGTCCATCCTGCCATGGCTCACAGCCAGCATCAGAGCTGTCTGACCGGCCTGGACAGCACAAAGCAGGGGTCAAACATAAGAAATAGGGTTAATGGTGCAGAGTTGACACATCTCGAACATTacaaatttatatttacagtttgtttgttgaatTAAACAGTTCACACTTTCTTAACTCTTCACTTCTTGAAgatatgcacatacagtatagtgtaTTTGATGCACCCACTGAAAAATACagttatacttttttttttccttgcaagtttccagaaaaaaataatactactaattactaattactAATTATAGGTCAAATACAGGCAGTGTCCAATTTGTATACTTACATTAATTAATTCCAATTAATTGGCTGCATAACCTAACATAAGTCTTTTGGTCAGTggaacatgcaaaaatgttaaatttctCTATAGTTatacaattaaacaaaaatgaagaaTAAGGTTTCCAACAATAACTGAACaattaatgaatatttacttGGTCTCAGAACGTAGTCTCATTTTTCTCTATGATTAGTATGAAATTATATCGTCTTCCCAGGAAAACTTCCTTGGAAATGATTAGGAAATTACAGACCTGTAAAATTAAGTGTTACcaaatatacatacaatacTTAGAAATATCACATATGGCAATTTCatataaactgatttttttctagGTTCACATGCAGTCCTGCATGTAAGAATGTGAAGTCTATAGAGTAATAGCCACATTTGGAATTGAATGTTTGTCAAAGACAAACTAGTTTAAAAATGATCTTAATTGTAGCACctgcatgtgaaaaaaaatattaatttcaaagccaaagaaaatgaacagatgaacaaaaaaaataaaaataagaaggAACATTTTATCTGTTACCATGGCTCCCAGTTGATGTGACAAGCCAACAGCTTTTTAATATCAAATTTTAACCACAGATAAAGtaatcttaaaaacaaaacaaaacatcaacttctatgaatgaataaacaacaaGCTTTTTTTAGTAGTTCCCATGGCAGCATATGGACACAGTTTAGAGAAACAGAATCTACCTGAGAACAGACTGACCTGGCTGGCCTTGGCATTGACGTCTCCTTTTGTGAAGAGCTGCTCCACAACTCTCATGTCCTCTGGAGTTTCCACAGCTGCGAGTGCAGCCAGCATGATCGGTGTGTAACCGGCTTTGTTCTGCTGATTCACGTTACACACTTCTGTAGTGATGGTGATCAATGGGCCAGAGttgataaaacaaaagaaaagagaaaatatatgaatgacAGGATGAAAGAGGTGTACAGTAtatcttcatttatttactggTGATTCTTCCTAACACTTTCACACTGCAAGAAAATCCCTGTGCAAAATAGACCTTTTCTGggtaaaaaaatgtcaaataaaattgGCCTACACTAAAGGTTACCAATTTGAACCAATGAAGACTCATAGACATGGGGAAAAATGTCAGCATTTACAAAAGCCATGCTTTCATTGCACAGCAGCAAACCATTTAGCCTTGCTCCAACTGTCTTCAAATagctgttgtttcatttaagCTGTGCAATGAAACGGTCTCAAAATGTactgaatgtattttctgaGTGCCTGAAATTCTATATAGTTTTTATTCTAGCATGGCTCTGCAACAACAAGCATGAGGAGCTTAAAACACTCACTCAGTGTATTCCATTAAGCACCAAACTACCACTCTTCCAAATTGGgtccatttttgtttgttttatcattttctaATTTTCAGCTAGTACACAGACATTTTGGATGTTTGGATGAGTGAGCTTTTATAGCTGTGTGATGTTTGACCAAAGTTTTGAGTTACATAATAAAAAGCTTCAGTCGTGCTTATTTCAGGAACATTCTGAATAAATTTCTGTGATACGGGATTAAAATTTTCACTGTTTGTGCTGATTATATACTTCTACTCCTCCTTTAGACAATTGAGTGGTAGGTCCAATCTCTCCTGAAAGCTGTAGCAAGGCTTTTGGATAAAACGAAGAGTATTATGTCTCCTCCATTAGGGCACCtattcagtgtttgtctgtttttgttcaatttataTTGATTAAAGGCTTTGAATGGCCTGGCCCTGAATTATACTCTTTAACGTTTGATCCTTTACAGACCTGTGCACAGCTAGAAGGAAGCCTGGAACAGTTCATCGTGATGGTAAACGTGGAATTTCTAAAGTGCatctttatttctaatttaaaGAAAAGCTGTAGCAGTACAGGACATCTGAGGGTCAATAAAGTATTTTACCAACACTTTAACAAGCCAAAAGATCACCATGTACCTTTAAATTGTGGTCATTACatctttgacagtaaaaaaaaccccatctcTTTTGGCTTGTTATGCAGCAATGAACAAAATGTATTCTATTCACCTAGTTGTTGTAACAAGCCAGGGTTTCACTTCagcaatatttttaatttgctgtacagtatatcatcCATTTATACTGTGTAATGATGAGTGCTACTGAACTACTGTTTGTCCACTGTCCTTTGGAGATTAAAATTTAGGCTCTTGGTTGGGCAGCAGCATTAAGATATATGAccaaaaaaaatagaaacaccttgttttggaaaaatgaaaaaaacaattgcCCCCTAGTGGCTACTGGGGAACCTCGTAGTATCTACAGACAACACACTGAACCAGAGTATTCACTGGTCTTTATGCAGTACTCTTGAACTGCAGGATGTCTGTATGTCCTTGCTTCTTTCTATACAATTTAAGTGTTATGGCATTCTGTTTAAAAAGCAACagaatttgtgtcagtttttgAATCAGTGAAGGTTAAAAAGCACCAGGAGGATCAtttttcatcaacattttttggTTATATTGTACATGCAGActgcagagaaataaaatacattttcacagaaaaaagggacaaaaaaaaaagatagaaaagtCAGATTGTTGACCTCTAGTTGCCCTCTATGTATTACTGTACCTGCATGAAGCAGTTTCTTGACAATTGCAAAGTTGGAGTGTGACACACTGTAGTGCAGAGCTGTGTTTCCATTGCCGTCAGCCATATTAGCTATGTGTTGCAATACTGAGGGTGAAATGACCCGAAATGTAGACAAGTAATCTTCCACAGTGTCAGGAGCAGCTGACTTGTGGCTGGACACAGAGAACCACTCTTGCTGGAGAGTTTGTAGGCAGTCATGCTGCAAAGGAGAAAAGAATAGGTATATAACAggtatatgtatttttttaaaaaaaacaatgtttgaaTGAATGCTTTTATGCATTCTCATAAATGCCTTTCAAGATGCCTTGATTCAGAGTGTGTAGAGCAATTTTGACTTTGAATAGACAGGAACATCTTGTGATTTCGGGGATGTGACTCAAAGGAAACAGACAAAGAGCATAACAAAGCAACAACTCACTGTAAAACTCTCCAAAACATCATAAAATGAAGCTTGGAAATCTGTCTTCATTTCATCCTCAAAAGCAGCATGTTGAGATTTTGTTACTATTTCAAGTTTCATTATGAAACTCATCTCGATTTTCCTTTGCAATATACTACCTGTTTTGAACTCCCCTTCTCTCTATCGTGAATGTGAGGAGTCTCTTTCACTAAGAAATATAATAGTATTCAAGTTGAAGAAAAATGccattttagaaaattacagtGTCGACACATTCCTGGGCTTTTTGTGTCTGTTGCCAAAGTAATTTCTTCTTAATGGACATACTTGAACACACCCTGCCTCAGCATCTCTCCACACCCATCCAATGACATACCATtaaacattcacatacacacacacacatgcacacacagcgaGCTTCATCTGGCTGTCACAGTGAATATATTGAGCAAAACATACCAATTCCCTGCTGGATAAAACCGTGTCATCACTCAGGTGCATCTTTAAGGCTTGACAAgcagaaaacatcttttcacTTAACTTGCTCCTGTAAGGAATAAAATGCTACAGGTTACTACTGTAGGTGCAATGTTAGACTTGAGAGGACCCCAAAAAAGTTGGATTCATGCAGTAAAATATGAAGATAATGGTGTTATTGCTGAGGCTTTTAATGCAGAAATCTAATTCAACTGAGAGATTATTTGGCTTTAAAACCTTCTAGACGTTACCTGTGCTGTGTATGTGATTTTGCAGACCCTTTTGATCCCTTGTTAAAGCCACCTTTGCCCTTTCTTGTTTGCATTACATCTTGAGACGCTTCCcttaattttctgtttcctctcctttccactTCCTCAGAGTTAATATTCTCACTGGCAGAGAGCTCATAAGATGGCATTGGGTCCAATCTAAGGACAAAACATGAGAATTTAATACAATggaaatatgttaatatattaaTTGTTATATATTAGTTTAGACAATCGATACCTACCCTGTGGTAACCTTCATAAACTTCATGCTTTTCCTGTTACTGCTACAGCCTTGGTCACCATTCTGTTTCTTCATTACATTTCGCAACACGCCGGCATTAGTTGACCTGTCTAGAAACAATGATGGGGCCTCTATTTAATCTGCGAGATATTAgcagtgtattttatttatataacacatgTACTGTAATAGAACAGATATAATCACACTAGGCCAATCTGGCAGGATTTAGTAAGGATATATTCAAGATATTCTATATATTCTTACAAATCTGAAGgccatattttaaaaaacagcttaCTCTGACACCAGTTCCTCCTACGAAACTGTTCATTTTTAGACCCTCAGCCACAAACTGCTATGTGGTGCAAGACGCCTTCCAAAACCAGATATCATTCCAAACATTGCAAGTGTATCCCTCAGAAAGTAAACTTGCCAAACCAAAGGCAGCCACTTCCTCTAAGCCCAATGCAAGTTTAAACTGGACCTTGAGAGTGGTCTGAAGATGGAATATTTTTAAACTAAACTACTTTCGCACAGACAGTCTTATCCACCTAATGTTTACTATATTTCTCTTGAAGAAGAGCTTAGAACATAATTGTTTAAGATTATaacacattgacacacacacatacatgcttaCCTTGCAGAGCAGAAGATGTCTGTTGTTCTAACATTTGTATCATTCTTTTCACCTCTGAATCATTACTACCTTGTTGGCAGATTCCCTGGTTTGCTTTGTCACACTTAGAAAAAAGTTGAGATGGGGAGTGAAACTCTCTGTTGGCTGTGGCAAAGAAAGAGGACATTAGTTAAGCATTGACTTAGAAAGGTACCAAAATAtattacaaatacatatacataataACAATCCAgcattaaaggtaccctgtaaATTTTTTTCATGATTGGTTGTGTAGAGCAAAGTGTTGATGAGTGGGtagatgtactgtacatgcaagAGCATGCGGATAACACAATTCATATTCCTTCTAACTGCAAAGGGCAGTAATATAATTGCGTAGTGCATGTAAGCTTTTTATTCTACGTTATTCCACACATCAACAGTTGGTGGCAGTAACAAGAAAAGTAACAACTGAGCCAGCAAAAGTAGGGAAAGAAGACTGCTAGCTGATGTAAACATAGATATAAACAATGCAAGTTTCAACCTGCATTAACTacttttttggccacttgggggcagtggaaagaagttgtgaaaacaacatgacatgtcatcaccttttaagctgatatgttgCACTTACATTATGTTAGCAACATATGTTAGCAACAGTTGAAATGAAAGGTGCTGAATGCATGTTGAAACATATTAGTTAGGCCTCAAGAATACACACAGTGCATTTTGGTGTGATATGATGACAGTAAactttgctgtgtttgtttacaaacTCCAAAAAGGTACCTTTAACACTAGCTAAATCCATACAGTGCTACCTGATGGCTGAGAATCTAAAGGATGAACTTCTGTTCCTCCTTGTGCCGCAGCTTTGTTACTGCATGATAGCGTGGAGCTGGCGTTTCCTCggctgctgtgctgctggaCAAACCCTTCCCTTTGCTCAGTGTAGTCCTCAGTGAGCAGGTCTCCATGCTCCCCAAGGAGCTTTTGCATCTTCTCTATATAATGGTTAAGCTCAGGGTCCCACTGGGACTGTGTAGATTGCTGGAAACTCTGGCCAGGTGTACTGGATGAAACAGACAAATCCCGTATCCTTCCCTCCCCTACACCGATACTCCTCGTCTTGATGGGGTCGGGTAGATGTGATGGACCAGAGGCCatatttttggttttcagtCCAACCAGGAAATTGTCATTAATGTTTGTGAATCCAACACCAGTGTCTCGGGTTACGTTAGTAACAGTCCCTGGTGTTTGTTTTAAGGCACTTCCTACCATATTTTCAGTTCCTACACCAATTGTGCGGGTCTCTGGGATACATTTGATGTCTTTGACCCCATTGCCTACTGATACGGTCCTCATAACAGCCTGAGTGGTGTTAGTGTGCTTGTCTTGGGTATTGAGGACAGTATTAGTGCTGGAGTTGGTGTTGAAGGCATGTCTGGTGTTTGTAAAACGAGACACTgaactggatacagtgttgGTCCGCTGAGAAGCAGTCTGAGGTGAAGCCATGATTCCCAGATCAACTACTCTTACTGGATCTGTGGCCACACCTTGAGAAACCACTTCCTTGGCCTCCCAGATGATTACGTCAACAGAACAATCTCCACACGCTACTGAACGACACTTTATCTTTTCTACTGTAGGCCCCAGATCCTCCACATCTGTGTTGGTTTCTGCATCACATACCTTAATCTCTGTCCCAACTCCTTGTGAGTTTGTAAAAACTTGGATCCCCACGCCCCTTTCCTTTGTCTCCACTCTCTCCCGGACCTCCCAGTGGCTCATTGGAACACCTGGACCTGTGCTAGCATTCTTCAGCTCAGGTCTACCACAAGATACTCCCACCGTCTTTACCTCTATGACATCCCATGTGCTGGCATCTTTGAGCTCTGTGTGATTACCCACTCCCTGGCTTGTGGTGTGAGGTCTCACCTCGATGCCTGTGCTTGCAGTGGATGGCGTCGCAAAGCAGGCTTTATCCGCCCGATTCCTTGCTCCTGCAGCCTGAAGCTCCAGTTTCAGACGGCTCATCTCTGTCTGCAGAGCTGATTCTTTCAATTCTGCTTCTAAGTGACAAATTCTCTCTTTCAAGGCACCAATTATTAGTTGCTGGGCATCAAGCTCTGCTTCCCAATCTTTGTAAATTCCAAGATTGAATTCAGACACTTGTGTTGCAATGGAACTCATCTCTACCTGTTCAGTGTatacatatttgttttcttttgtgattTTAGACATTGTGATTTCTATATCTTTGGCCCTGTCATGCAGAGGGCTATGGCTTTTTCCATGCCATGCTTGCAAACGTCCACCTGTGATGGTTCTTTCCAATGCCTGCATCTCTTCAGTCAGTTGCCTAAACTCCTTGAAGTCTGTGCAGTCACTTTTCACTTTGCCCTCAAGTCCTTCTTTAGTATTCACCTTGCTCTCAATGTTACACCTTTCCATGCTACATGCTCTCTTCAAAATTACATCATTTATGTCCTCATTGTCACTCTGGTTCTTG from Thunnus maccoyii chromosome 19, fThuMac1.1, whole genome shotgun sequence includes these protein-coding regions:
- the LOC121885491 gene encoding KN motif and ankyrin repeat domain-containing protein 1-like, which produces MAQGSYILRNVSGQSAEECVPNYLQSDYSCQLDVDYFKCVDSFQNGTTIKRLSLKRRPRVAVNNVEKTQPGISSSQWHSAESLSSSSSDDTRLLGMSSAARGRPPLPPPHGSSLDNKPCRNEGTAASPIPTESKPQPAARSFALQRQSPVLEKSNVEAHKHLEQEVTSQPPPQPHPRRRLASFGGVSSPGSLSPFTGLGAYNQNNNGNKPTGTGGDMHVHLSSSLGSRGGSTGCLRLSPQSSGRTTPVTSLGSMHLQNVRDQMVVALQRLKELEEQVKIIPILQVKISVLREEKRQLVSQLKNQSDNEDINDVILKRACSMERCNIESKVNTKEGLEGKVKSDCTDFKEFRQLTEEMQALERTITGGRLQAWHGKSHSPLHDRAKDIEITMSKITKENKYVYTEQVEMSSIATQVSEFNLGIYKDWEAELDAQQLIIGALKERICHLEAELKESALQTEMSRLKLELQAAGARNRADKACFATPSTASTGIEVRPHTTSQGVGNHTELKDASTWDVIEVKTVGVSCGRPELKNASTGPGVPMSHWEVRERVETKERGVGIQVFTNSQGVGTEIKVCDAETNTDVEDLGPTVEKIKCRSVACGDCSVDVIIWEAKEVVSQGVATDPVRVVDLGIMASPQTASQRTNTVSSSVSRFTNTRHAFNTNSSTNTVLNTQDKHTNTTQAVMRTVSVGNGVKDIKCIPETRTIGVGTENMVGSALKQTPGTVTNVTRDTGVGFTNINDNFLVGLKTKNMASGPSHLPDPIKTRSIGVGEGRIRDLSVSSSTPGQSFQQSTQSQWDPELNHYIEKMQKLLGEHGDLLTEDYTEQREGFVQQHSSRGNASSTLSCSNKAAAQGGTEVHPLDSQPSANREFHSPSQLFSKCDKANQGICQQGSNDSEVKRMIQMLEQQTSSALQDRSTNAGVLRNVMKKQNGDQGCSSNRKSMKFMKVTTGLDPMPSYELSASENINSEEVERRGNRKLREASQDVMQTRKGKGGFNKGSKGSAKSHTQHRSKLSEKMFSACQALKMHLSDDTVLSSRELHDCLQTLQQEWFSVSSHKSAAPDTVEDYLSTFRVISPSVLQHIANMADGNGNTALHYSVSHSNFAIVKKLLHAEVCNVNQQNKAGYTPIMLAALAAVETPEDMRVVEQLFTKGDVNAKASQAGQTALMLAVSHGRMDMVQALLAQGAEVNLQDDEGSTALMCASEHGHADIVKLLLAQPDCNATLSDSDESTALSIALEAGHNDIAVLLYAHANFSKGQTGTAARHCGKSLSSSGGRNVFE